A single genomic interval of Lathyrus oleraceus cultivar Zhongwan6 chromosome 7, CAAS_Psat_ZW6_1.0, whole genome shotgun sequence harbors:
- the LOC127100392 gene encoding GDSL esterase/lipase At5g45960 isoform X1, whose product MIFFGTPSLLSIMHIFMLSLLSFMATIEASKSKVSAIYVFGDSTVDPGNNNYVNTPFKSDFPPYGRDFPNQSPTGRFTNGKLGTDFIASYLGLKELVPPYLDPNLSDEELITGVSFASAGSGFDPLTPTLTNVVPISKQLEYFKQYKNRLESKLGKQVTENHMNNAIFIISAGTNDFVVNYFMMPIRRRSYNVADYGHFLLQHVKDFMQNLLTEGARKVAFVGLPPLGCLPIMITLNSNNAFFERNCVDKYSAVARDHNMLLQHELFLMQLNSTKDLMRLIEAVVEVVSLKQHLCVIIIHMYVLIHQSMCFGIQYILRRRYTMIYLLQTVTSSMSLSTARIHGYGHLHIMYSCQTKRRAIKTMLLSKLEVPTLARN is encoded by the exons ATGATATTCTTTGGTACACCATCATTGCTCTCTATTATGCACATTTTCATGCTTAGCTTGTTAAGTTTTATGGCTACAATTGAAGCTTCAAAGAGTAAAGTCTCTGCCATTTATGTGTTTGGAGATTCCACAGTAGACCCAGGAAACAACAACTACGTGAACACACCTTTCAAGAGTGATTTTCCACCTTATGGTAGAGATTTTCCTAACCAAAGTCCCACAGGAAGGTTCACAAATGGAAAACTTGGCACTGATTTTATTG CTTCATATTTAGGTTTGAAAGAGTTGGTGCCACCATATTTGGATCCAAATCTGAGTGATGAAGAACTTATCACAGGAGTTAGTTTTGCCTCTGCTGGTTCTGGTTTTGACCCACTCACACCAACCCTCACT AATGTTGTCCCAATATCAAAGCAACTAGAATATTTCAAACAATACAAAAATCGGTTAGAGAGTAAGCTTGGTAAGCAAGTAACTGAAAATCATATGAACAACGCTATATTTATCATAAGCGCGGGTACAAATGATTTCGTTGTTAATTATTTTATGATGCCAATACGAAGAAGAAGCTATAACGTCGCAGATTATGGTCATTTCTTGCTTCAACATGTCAAAGATTTCATGCAG AATTTGTTGACAGAAGGTGCTAGAAAAGTTGCTTTTGTTGGATTACCTCCATTGGGATGTTTGCCAATCATGATTACCTTAAATTCCAACAATGCATTTTTTGAACGTAATTGTGTGGACAAATATTCAGCTGTGGCAAGAGATCACAACATGCTGCTTCAACATGAATTGTTCTTAATGCAACTTAATTCTACTAAG GATTTGATGAGGTTGATCGAGGCTGTTGTGGAAGTGGTTTCATTGAAGCAACATTTATGTGTAATCATAATTCACATGTATGTTTTGATCCATCAAAGTATGTGTTTTGGGATTCAATACATCCTACGGAGAAGGTATACCATGATCTATTTGTTGCAAACCGTCACATCATCGATGTCCTTATCAACGGCTAGGATTCATGGTTATGGTCACTTACACATTATGTATTCTTGTCAAACAAAGAGAAGGGCCATCAAAACCATGCTTTTATCTAAACTTGAAGTTCCAACCTTAGCAAGGAATTAA
- the LOC127100392 gene encoding GDSL esterase/lipase At5g45960 isoform X2, with product MIFFGTPSLLSIMHIFMLSLLSFMATIEASKSKVSAIYVFGDSTVDPGNNNYVNTPFKSDFPPYGRDFPNQSPTGRFTNGKLGTDFIASYLGLKELVPPYLDPNLSDEELITGVSFASAGSGFDPLTPTLTNVVPISKQLEYFKQYKNRLESKLGKQVTENHMNNAIFIISAGTNDFVVNYFMMPIRRRSYNVADYGHFLLQHVKDFMQNLLTEGARKVAFVGLPPLGCLPIMITLNSNNAFFERNCVDKYSAVARDHNMLLQHELFLMQLNSTKVSYIDIYKPLANMIQGHENLGFDEVDRGCCGSGFIEATFMCNHNSHVCFDPSKYVFWDSIHPTEKVYHDLFVANRHIIDVLING from the exons ATGATATTCTTTGGTACACCATCATTGCTCTCTATTATGCACATTTTCATGCTTAGCTTGTTAAGTTTTATGGCTACAATTGAAGCTTCAAAGAGTAAAGTCTCTGCCATTTATGTGTTTGGAGATTCCACAGTAGACCCAGGAAACAACAACTACGTGAACACACCTTTCAAGAGTGATTTTCCACCTTATGGTAGAGATTTTCCTAACCAAAGTCCCACAGGAAGGTTCACAAATGGAAAACTTGGCACTGATTTTATTG CTTCATATTTAGGTTTGAAAGAGTTGGTGCCACCATATTTGGATCCAAATCTGAGTGATGAAGAACTTATCACAGGAGTTAGTTTTGCCTCTGCTGGTTCTGGTTTTGACCCACTCACACCAACCCTCACT AATGTTGTCCCAATATCAAAGCAACTAGAATATTTCAAACAATACAAAAATCGGTTAGAGAGTAAGCTTGGTAAGCAAGTAACTGAAAATCATATGAACAACGCTATATTTATCATAAGCGCGGGTACAAATGATTTCGTTGTTAATTATTTTATGATGCCAATACGAAGAAGAAGCTATAACGTCGCAGATTATGGTCATTTCTTGCTTCAACATGTCAAAGATTTCATGCAG AATTTGTTGACAGAAGGTGCTAGAAAAGTTGCTTTTGTTGGATTACCTCCATTGGGATGTTTGCCAATCATGATTACCTTAAATTCCAACAATGCATTTTTTGAACGTAATTGTGTGGACAAATATTCAGCTGTGGCAAGAGATCACAACATGCTGCTTCAACATGAATTGTTCTTAATGCAACTTAATTCTACTAAGGTCTCTTACATTGACATATATAAACCTTTAGCTAACATGATTCAAGGACATGAAAATCTTG GATTTGATGAGGTTGATCGAGGCTGTTGTGGAAGTGGTTTCATTGAAGCAACATTTATGTGTAATCATAATTCACATGTATGTTTTGATCCATCAAAGTATGTGTTTTGGGATTCAATACATCCTACGGAGAAGGTATACCATGATCTATTTGTTGCAAACCGTCACATCATCGATGTCCTTATCAACGGCTAG